TTCTCTTCGGATTCGTTGACTGGCGTGGAATTCGGTCTCGTGCTTTCTCCGCCGACGTCAATTACGTCTGCCCCCTCCTCTATCATTCTTTCGGCGTGTCTCAGGGCCGTCTCGGGCCTGAGGAACGTTCCTCCGTCCGAGAAAGAGTCGGGGGTTACGTTCAGTATGCCTGCGACGTGAGTTCTCTTGGATAGGTCGAATTGTCCTCCGCGGAACACGAACGTCGCGTCGCTCGTCTCACATGCGTGCATCGTTTTCTCTGCGGTACCTGGTTGCGGCCGGTTCACTATTTCGAGGTGCGGCGCGTTCCGGCGCGCTTGTGCGGCGCCTTTTTCCTGGCTCTCGAGTCGGCTTGGCTGCCTATCAAGGAGAGAGCTTCAGCTCTTGTTCGTTCTTCAAGCATCGCGCCTCTCGCGGCGGTCGAGATCGTCTTTGCGCCGGGTTTGTGGGTGTTATTCATGGCCATGCACAAATGCTCGGCTTCGATGATAACAAGCAGCCCTCTTGGATCGAGAGCCTTCGTCAGTTCGTCCGCAATCTCATTAGCCAGGCGTTCCTGTAATTGGAGCCTCCGGGACAGAACCTCGACGGTCTTCGTGAGACTGCTCAGTCCTGTGACGCGATTCTTACTTGGCAAGTAGGCGAGGTGTATCTTTCCGAAAAAGGGAAGCAGATGGTGCTCGCACATCGAATGAAAAGAGATGTCTCTCACCAGAATCATGCCGTCCTGATTGTCGACACGATATAGTTTGAGGCCTCCCGCAGGCTTCTGGCCGATTCCGCTGAAGATTCTTTCGTAAAGCCGGGCGACACGGCGAGGAGTATTCTTGATTCCTTTCCTCTCCGGATCCTCTCCTATCGCCTCGAGGATGGAGCGGACGGCTTTCTCAATCTTCGCGAGCCTCACCAGTCGCTGCGTCCTGTGTTTGCGCACCTCCCTCACGGGGTTCAGTCCTTTCCGTTCCAGAAGGGGATTCCGTCTGATTGATCTTGGGGATTTCTTGCTGGCCCTGCGCTGGAGTGCGTGGAGTTCGCGTCTTACTGACGGGCTCCAGCTTCTCCCCTCGGAGCACTCTGTCTATTTCCTCGCTGTCCAGAATTTCTCTTTCCAGAAGCGCGATGGCAAGGTCGTTGAGTTTTTCCCTGTTCTCAAGAAGAAGCTTCCTGGCTTTCTCGTGCGATCCTTCCACTATGGCCTTTATTTCTTCATCTATGGAGACGGCCGTCTTCTCGCTGTAGTTCTTCTGCTGGGAAATCTCGCGCCCCAGGAAGATGAGCTCCTCTCTCTTGCCGAGAGTCACCGGACCGAGTCTCTCGCTCATGCCCCACTCGCACACCATCTTTCGTGCTATCTCGGTAGCAGTCTCGATGTCGTTTGCGGCGCCGTTGGTGATTTGATTGAGTACCAGCTCCTCCGCCGCTCGTCCTCCCATAAGCGTGGTGAGGGTCATGAGAAGGTAATCCCGCGTCCTCGTGTATCTTTCGTCGATCGGAAGCAAGTGGGTGAGCCCGAGGGCTCTTCCCCTGGGGATGATTGTAACTTTGTGAATTGGGTCCGAGCCGGGCTGTAGCCTGGCTATTAGAGTGTGGCCGGCTTCGTGGTAGGAAGTCGTGCGCTTCTCTTCGTCGCTTATGATGAGACTTCTTCTTTCCGTGCCCATCATGACCTTGTCTTTCGCCTCCTCGAAGTCCTCCATGAGGACTTTCTTTCTGTTCCTTCTTGCGGCGAGGAGAGCGGCCTCGTTGACGAGATTCGCAAGGTCTGCGCCGGCAAGCCCGGGCGTCGCTCTGGCGAGCACTTTGAGATCCACGTCTTCTGACAGCGGGATGCCTCTCGTGTGTACGCGGAAAATGCCTTCGCGACCGCGGACGTCGGGCCTGTCAATCACGATCTGTCTGTCGAAACGGCCGGGTCTCAAGAGCGCGGGATCGAGAACATCCGGCCTGTTGGTGGCAGCCAGGAGTATGACTCCTTCGTTTGAATCGAAGCCGTCCATCTCGACCAGGAGTTGATTGAGGGTCTGTTCCCGTTCGTCGTGTCCTCCTCCGAGGCCCGCGCCGCGCTGCCTCCCGACGGCGTCTATTTCATCGATGAAAATTATGCATGGGGCGTTCTTCTTCCCCTGATCGAACAGGTCTCGG
The genomic region above belongs to Candidatus Eisenbacteria bacterium and contains:
- the folE gene encoding GTP cyclohydrolase I FolE → MVRLAKIEKAVRSILEAIGEDPERKGIKNTPRRVARLYERIFSGIGQKPAGGLKLYRVDNQDGMILVRDISFHSMCEHHLLPFFGKIHLAYLPSKNRVTGLSSLTKTVEVLSRRLQLQERLANEIADELTKALDPRGLLVIIEAEHLCMAMNNTHKPGAKTISTAARGAMLEERTRAEALSLIGSQADSRARKKAPHKRAGTRRTSK
- the ftsH gene encoding ATP-dependent zinc metalloprotease FtsH — protein: MAFWIMLILLTVLLFEFYFSAKPKDVEISYSRFFKEINAGNIASLTLSGKQVTGELKAQAETDYRGRKLTFKNFKVWLPTEDADLPDKIWKKFPGAEITSQPEGMNWIGMLVSWLPIVLIVAFWLFIMRQMQAGGSAALKFGRSKAKVILEDRPKVTFRDVAGADEAKQELEEIIEFLKEPKKFQRLGGRIPKGALLLGPPGTGKTLLAKAVAGEANVPFYSMSGSDFVEMFVGVGASRVRDLFDQGKKNAPCIIFIDEIDAVGRQRGAGLGGGHDEREQTLNQLLVEMDGFDSNEGVILLAATNRPDVLDPALLRPGRFDRQIVIDRPDVRGREGIFRVHTRGIPLSEDVDLKVLARATPGLAGADLANLVNEAALLAARRNRKKVLMEDFEEAKDKVMMGTERRSLIISDEEKRTTSYHEAGHTLIARLQPGSDPIHKVTIIPRGRALGLTHLLPIDERYTRTRDYLLMTLTTLMGGRAAEELVLNQITNGAANDIETATEIARKMVCEWGMSERLGPVTLGKREELIFLGREISQQKNYSEKTAVSIDEEIKAIVEGSHEKARKLLLENREKLNDLAIALLEREILDSEEIDRVLRGEKLEPVSKTRTPRTPAQGQQEIPKINQTESPSGTERTEPREGGAQTQDAATGEARED